The genomic DNA CGCATGCAGGGGCTGATCCCGCCCGCCTATGCGCCCTGCGCCCAGTCCGTCTTCGCCGCCCTGGGCCAGCCCGCGGCCGTGACGACCGAGCAGGATGTGGCCGAGGCCGTGTGGGCGGCGGTGAACGATGCGTCAGCGCGGCTGCGCTATGCGGCGGGCGCGGATGCGGTGGCGCTGGCGGGCGCCCACGGCGCAGGCACCTTGGCGCATTGATGCGCTCTGTGGACTCGCAAGCGCGAACCCTCCGGGACGCGCAAGGTCACCGCCCGGTGAACATGAAATACGCCAGCACGCACACCGCCAGCGCCACGATAAGCCTGGCAATCCAGGGGGTGACCAGCCACGCGCCCAGGGCCAAGGCCACACGGCCCCACACATGCGGCGACTGCAGCGCGTTTTGGGGTTCCGCGGGCGAAGCGCCCTGGGCCTGCAGGGGGTAGCCGCAGGACGGGCAGGCGGGCGCCTTCGACGAGACTTCACGCCCGCATTCCGGGCAACGCACAAGGGCCATGGTCTACCTGCCTTCCCGGGACGGCACGCCGATGAGGATCTGGACGCGCCGGTTGAGCTGCC from Acidovorax sp. A79 includes the following:
- a CDS encoding zinc ribbon domain-containing protein — translated: MALVRCPECGREVSSKAPACPSCGYPLQAQGASPAEPQNALQSPHVWGRVALALGAWLVTPWIARLIVALAVCVLAYFMFTGR